The segment CTGGCCGCCACCGCCGCTTATAACGCAGGACCAGGCCGAGTAGATCAATGGCTGGGCAACAACAGCATGGAGTCATTTGACCTGTTTGTAGAAAGCATTCCTTTCAGGGAAACCCGAGATTATGTACAGGCCGTTTTGAGCTACCGGGTCATTTTCGAAAGCCTGGCAAACGGCGGCAACAGTGAAGGTGTTTCGCTGCTTAGTGAGAGTGAGCAGGCCGTTCGCTATGATCACGCACTGCTTGTAAGCCGATAAACTCGACTACCCGCCACTGGCACAGCGCTCGGTTATACCGGGCGCTGTTCTAACGCTAAACGAATGCCAAATACCACCAGCACCACACCGGTTGCGGCATTAAGCGTTTGTGCAAATCGAGCGCTAGCCAGCCATTTACTTGCCCCACCCACCATTAGCACCACGCTAATTTGCCAGATGTTGGCAATCACGAAATGAATCCCTGCAAGCCATAATGATTTCAGCAGCGCAGGATCAGTCGGTGAGATAAATTGGGGTAAAAATGCCATGTAGAACACGACGGTTTTGGGGTTCAAGACATTGGAAAGCAACCCTTCTTTGATGGGTTGCCAAAACGGCACTGGTGAGCCGCTTGTCATTACGCCCCGAACAGGCAAGGGAGTACCACGACGTGCCGCCAGCAAGCTGGAGATACCTAGCCAAATCAAGTAGGCCGCCCCCGCCAGTTTTAGCATATGAAATGCCCAGGCCGACTGCAGCAGTATCAGCGAAATCCCCAACGCTGAAATAGTCGCATGGACAAACAGCCCGCAGCAAATAGCAATACTTGTTGCAACACCATCTCGAACACCTCCGCGTGCAGTGTTGCGGATGACGAGCAGCGTATCAACGCCAGGGCTTATTGATAGCAGCGTTATCGCCACAAGGAACGAGACAAACTGAGCATCGATAAAGCCGATTTGCGTCATAAGAGAAAGCCCGCCAAAAGTTAAAAAATCTTAAGTTTGCAACTGGACGTCTGAATTATTTGCTTCTACAGTAATTTTGGCAGGCATTCACAACGGGTGCTTGCCCAATCATTAAGCATGTTAAGGATATGGACGATGGCGACTGGCACTGTCAAGTGGTTTAACGAAACCAAAGGTTACGGCTTCATCTCTCCT is part of the Halomonas sp. GT genome and harbors:
- a CDS encoding LysE family translocator, encoding MTQIGFIDAQFVSFLVAITLLSISPGVDTLLVIRNTARGGVRDGVATSIAICCGLFVHATISALGISLILLQSAWAFHMLKLAGAAYLIWLGISSLLAARRGTPLPVRGVMTSGSPVPFWQPIKEGLLSNVLNPKTVVFYMAFLPQFISPTDPALLKSLWLAGIHFVIANIWQISVVLMVGGASKWLASARFAQTLNAATGVVLVVFGIRLALEQRPV